A window of Rufibacter sp. LB8 contains these coding sequences:
- the fbaA gene encoding class II fructose-bisphosphate aldolase — translation MPTFRSGVLFGDEVQDLFKYANDNNFALPAVNVIGTNSINAVLETAKAVNSPVIIQFSQGGAQFFAGKGLNNDGQAAAIAGAISGAQHVHLMAEAYGVPVVLHTDHAARKLLPWIDGLLDAGEKFHAQHGKPLFSSHMLDLSEEDLEENISTCVSYLERMNKLGMTIEIELGVTGGEEDGVDNSDVDSEHLYTQPEHVAHAYEQLGKVSNRFTVAAAFGNVHGVYKPGNVELRPEILRNSQEYIQEKFKTGPNPVDFVFHGGSGSEKEKIKEAIEYGAIKMNIDTDMQWAFWDGIKNYYEGKRDYLQGQIGNPDGEDSPNKKHYDPRVWLRKGEETFIARLKEAFEDLNCINRNA, via the coding sequence ATGCCTACATTTAGATCTGGGGTTCTGTTCGGAGACGAAGTACAGGACCTGTTCAAGTACGCCAACGACAATAACTTTGCGCTGCCCGCTGTCAACGTGATTGGTACCAACTCCATCAACGCGGTCTTGGAAACAGCCAAAGCGGTGAATTCCCCGGTTATCATCCAGTTCTCTCAAGGCGGAGCCCAGTTCTTTGCCGGTAAAGGCTTAAACAATGACGGTCAGGCCGCCGCTATTGCCGGGGCCATCTCCGGTGCGCAGCACGTGCATTTGATGGCCGAGGCCTACGGCGTTCCCGTGGTCCTGCACACCGACCATGCCGCCCGTAAATTGCTTCCTTGGATTGACGGTCTCTTAGATGCCGGCGAGAAATTCCACGCGCAGCACGGCAAACCGCTGTTCAGCTCGCACATGCTGGATCTTTCTGAGGAAGACCTGGAAGAGAATATCTCTACCTGCGTTTCTTACCTGGAGCGCATGAACAAACTGGGCATGACCATTGAGATTGAACTGGGCGTGACCGGCGGCGAAGAAGATGGCGTGGACAACTCAGACGTAGACAGCGAGCACCTTTATACCCAGCCCGAGCACGTGGCTCACGCCTACGAGCAATTAGGCAAAGTGAGCAACCGCTTTACCGTGGCCGCCGCTTTCGGGAACGTGCACGGCGTGTACAAGCCTGGTAATGTTGAATTACGCCCTGAAATCCTGCGTAACTCACAGGAATATATTCAGGAGAAATTCAAGACAGGCCCTAACCCGGTAGACTTTGTGTTCCACGGCGGCTCTGGCTCTGAGAAGGAGAAAATCAAGGAAGCCATTGAGTACGGTGCTATCAAAATGAACATTGACACCGACATGCAATGGGCGTTCTGGGACGGCATCAAGAATTACTATGAAGGCAAGCGCGATTACCTGCAAGGCCAGATCGGTAACCCAGACGGCGAAGACAGCCCCAACAAGAAGCACTATGACCCGCGTGTCTGGCTGCGCAAAGGCGAAGAAACCTTCATCGCCCGCCTGAAAGAAGCCTTCGAGGATTTGAACTGCATCAACCGCAACGCCTAA